A window of the bacterium genome harbors these coding sequences:
- a CDS encoding beta-galactosidase: protein MKNENISYDGKSFIFNGKRVFINSGEIHYFRIPESQWKDRLLKCKRAFLNTIGTYIAWNWHEGKEGEFSFEKDRDINRWLSLAEEVGLYIFVRPGPYICSEWDFGGLPNYLIPKDCELRSLEQNYIGYCKKYLNTVNKIIKPHLITNGGKIFLYQIENEFEVGDIPYHRKLKEIVEKDGINIPICTNENFWIRGTDIIEGPDPYHFSWVISEVMNKIRNLLKTQPDKPPLGIEVGTHFYSRFYGQMPFSDGYKPPELDEVYLKCLIAAGISGFNRYMFHGGTNIGYWTGRDISTSYDYEAPIREWGELDKRYYIVRRIGGFLECFQEALLETIPVEGECSVNEKGVEIFMRKNNKSVFMFLSNTYGKNKEFKINFKDPETGKNIIFPAKNKYQLPGYSATIIPVNLKLSDDLTLLYTTSEIFYFIDNGKEKILILYREDGIDGEISLKIGENIKNVNYTHKNNPQFIVVERDIKLIIIDKEISSKTWFFNYKNKKYPIFSNIYFLEEEKERENNIHLVFQVKEGKNWMKIPFKPLEVKLDNENIEYSYYEENNITEINLPEDKFPEIHYELSGKWKVKEENIENNSDKWLKWRPLECLENYGFLKNGYSIYKSNFNLSKVKKPLYLTLTGFQDEASIYINGKYVNSGRDNLRCEVSSYLSKGDNSLIVLVESEGHVCSGEKSFNGIHSPVYLSSEEKSIELKWWRRKFIPDTYPERAIIREEMEEINDEFDDSSWEKVRVDKKFDSRLFKNSYEECFAWYRTEVEIPDDFEKRGISIDFESGMNAKIYLFVNGKFSGIKENAFLSLPFSFDLTNKVKKGKNYITIGIKVDRWGTHYGLNGTVKITSYDVCLNKNWQVREGIEGQTRGYFSPEFDDSDWDDVEINKEKWASGSLIWFRKKVKIENIPDYISPLRITLKNTSEKALIYFNGVLIGRYSEKGGQEDFYIYEDLIKEENVISVMVDGREKEAKLGEISITPYYISKRISVDIKL, encoded by the coding sequence ATGAAAAATGAAAATATAAGTTATGATGGAAAAAGTTTTATATTTAATGGGAAACGAGTTTTTATAAATAGTGGGGAGATACATTATTTTAGAATTCCAGAAAGTCAATGGAAAGACCGACTTTTGAAATGTAAAAGGGCTTTTTTAAATACTATAGGAACTTATATTGCATGGAACTGGCATGAGGGAAAAGAAGGAGAATTTTCATTTGAGAAAGATAGAGACATTAATAGATGGTTATCCTTAGCAGAAGAAGTGGGGCTTTATATTTTTGTCCGTCCCGGTCCATATATTTGTTCAGAATGGGATTTTGGAGGGTTGCCTAATTATCTCATTCCAAAAGATTGTGAATTAAGGTCATTAGAGCAAAATTACATTGGATATTGTAAAAAATATCTAAATACAGTGAATAAAATAATAAAACCACATCTAATTACTAATGGAGGAAAGATATTTCTTTATCAAATAGAAAATGAATTTGAAGTAGGAGATATTCCTTATCATAGAAAGTTAAAAGAGATAGTAGAAAAAGATGGAATAAATATTCCTATTTGTACAAATGAAAATTTCTGGATAAGAGGAACGGATATAATTGAAGGACCTGACCCATATCATTTTTCCTGGGTAATTTCTGAAGTAATGAATAAAATTAGAAATTTACTTAAAACTCAACCAGACAAACCGCCATTAGGAATAGAAGTAGGAACACATTTTTATAGCAGATTTTATGGACAGATGCCATTTTCTGATGGATATAAACCACCAGAATTAGATGAAGTATATTTAAAATGTCTGATTGCTGCTGGTATATCAGGGTTTAATAGATATATGTTTCATGGTGGAACAAATATTGGATATTGGACAGGAAGGGATATATCTACAAGTTATGATTATGAAGCGCCAATTAGAGAGTGGGGAGAACTTGATAAACGATATTATATAGTTAGAAGAATAGGTGGTTTCTTAGAGTGTTTTCAAGAGGCATTGTTGGAAACCATTCCAGTAGAAGGAGAATGTTCAGTAAATGAAAAAGGAGTAGAAATTTTTATGCGTAAAAACAATAAAAGTGTTTTTATGTTTTTATCCAATACCTATGGAAAGAATAAAGAATTCAAGATAAATTTTAAAGACCCAGAGACAGGTAAAAATATCATTTTCCCAGCAAAAAATAAATATCAACTACCTGGTTATAGTGCAACAATTATTCCTGTGAATTTGAAACTTTCTGATGATTTAACTCTTCTTTATACAACTTCTGAAATTTTCTATTTCATAGATAATGGTAAAGAAAAAATTCTTATTCTTTATAGAGAAGATGGTATTGACGGAGAAATATCTCTAAAAATAGGGGAAAATATTAAAAATGTTAATTATACTCATAAAAATAATCCCCAATTTATAGTAGTTGAAAGAGACATTAAATTGATTATTATTGATAAAGAGATATCTTCAAAAACATGGTTTTTTAACTATAAGAATAAAAAATATCCAATTTTTTCTAATATCTATTTTTTAGAAGAGGAAAAAGAAAGAGAAAATAATATTCATCTTGTTTTTCAGGTAAAAGAAGGTAAAAACTGGATGAAAATTCCTTTCAAACCATTAGAAGTTAAACTTGATAATGAAAATATAGAGTATAGTTATTATGAAGAAAATAATATTACTGAAATTAATCTTCCAGAAGATAAATTTCCAGAAATTCATTATGAACTTTCTGGAAAATGGAAAGTTAAGGAAGAAAATATAGAAAATAATAGTGATAAATGGTTGAAGTGGAGACCATTGGAATGCTTGGAAAATTATGGTTTTTTGAAAAATGGGTATAGTATTTATAAAAGTAATTTTAATTTATCAAAAGTCAAAAAACCCCTATATTTGACTTTAACTGGTTTTCAAGATGAGGCAAGTATTTATATAAATGGGAAGTATGTAAATAGCGGAAGAGATAATTTAAGATGTGAAGTATCATCTTACCTATCAAAAGGAGACAATTCTTTAATTGTTCTTGTTGAATCAGAAGGACATGTTTGTTCTGGAGAAAAATCATTTAATGGAATTCATTCTCCTGTTTATCTCTCTTCAGAAGAAAAAAGTATAGAATTAAAGTGGTGGAGAAGGAAATTTATTCCAGATACATATCCAGAAAGGGCAATTATAAGAGAAGAAATGGAAGAAATAAATGATGAATTTGATGATAGTTCCTGGGAAAAAGTAAGGGTAGATAAAAAATTTGATAGCCGTCTATTTAAAAATTCTTATGAAGAGTGCTTTGCCTGGTACAGAACAGAAGTAGAAATACCAGATGACTTTGAAAAAAGAGGAATTTCTATTGATTTTGAAAGTGGGATGAATGCAAAAATTTATTTATTTGTTAATGGTAAATTTTCCGGTATTAAAGAAAATGCTTTTCTTTCTCTCCCTTTTAGTTTTGACCTGACAAATAAAGTTAAAAAAGGGAAAAACTATATAACTATTGGAATAAAAGTAGACCGATGGGGAACTCATTATGGACTTAATGGGACAGTAAAAATAACTTCTTATGATGTTTGTTTAAATAAAAACTGGCAGGTAAGGGAGGGTATTGAAGGACAGACAAGAGGTTATTTTAGCCCAGAGTTTGATGATTCAGATTGGGATGATGTGGAAATAAATAAGGAAAAATGGGCTTCTGGTTCTCTTATATGGTTCCGTAAAAAAGTAAAAATAGAAAATATTCCTGACTATATTTCACCATTAAGGATAACATTGAAAAACACAAGTGAAAAAGCATTGATTTACTTTAACGGTGTTCTTATTGGGAGATATTCAGAAAAAGGAGGGCAGGAAGATTTCTATATTTATGAGGACCTGATAAAAGAGGAAAATGTAATTTCTGTTATGGTTGATGGAAGGGAGAAAGAAGCAAAATTAGGGGAAATATCTATTACTCCTTACTATATTTCAAAAAGAATTTCTGTAGATATAAAATTATGA
- a CDS encoding 50S ribosome-binding GTPase, producing MVVNLPPQYHEKEKELKEVKTPEEKIAVLEEMLSIMPKHKSSEKLQALIKSKISKYKKMMEKSPSTAKKSIVPQIPKEGDAQVVICGPTNSGKSTLLTTLTKAKPEIADYPFTTTVPIPGMLQYQDIKIQMIELPSLSLDFTDNWVGDFIRKSNLILFLFDLSSDDLIEEIEDAIGVLEKFKVKKEGEFQFFYKILWVGNKIDVSSHKEIKDVFVELYKDKIPYFFEISAKEKINIEKLPEIMFNHLEIIRVYTKIPGKSPDIENPYTIKKGSQLIHLAEIIHKDMVKSFKYARLWRGKTETPIVIGRDYILEDKDIVEIHF from the coding sequence ATGGTCGTTAATCTACCACCCCAATATCACGAAAAAGAAAAGGAATTAAAAGAAGTTAAAACTCCAGAAGAAAAAATTGCAGTTCTTGAAGAAATGCTATCTATAATGCCAAAACATAAATCATCTGAAAAACTTCAAGCACTTATCAAAAGTAAAATCTCAAAATATAAAAAGATGATGGAAAAAAGCCCATCAACTGCTAAAAAATCAATAGTTCCTCAAATACCAAAAGAAGGGGATGCTCAGGTAGTAATATGTGGTCCTACAAATTCAGGAAAATCAACTCTTTTAACAACCCTTACAAAGGCAAAACCAGAAATAGCAGATTATCCTTTCACAACAACTGTCCCTATTCCTGGAATGCTTCAATATCAGGATATAAAAATACAGATGATAGAACTCCCTTCTCTTTCTTTGGATTTTACCGATAATTGGGTAGGGGATTTTATAAGAAAATCAAATTTAATACTTTTTCTATTTGACCTTTCATCTGATGATTTAATAGAAGAAATTGAAGATGCAATTGGTGTTTTAGAAAAATTCAAAGTAAAAAAAGAGGGGGAATTCCAGTTTTTTTATAAAATTTTATGGGTTGGCAACAAAATTGATGTTTCTTCTCATAAAGAAATAAAGGATGTTTTTGTTGAATTATATAAAGATAAAATTCCTTATTTTTTTGAAATATCAGCAAAAGAAAAGATAAATATAGAAAAATTACCTGAAATTATGTTTAATCATTTAGAAATTATAAGGGTTTATACAAAAATACCTGGTAAATCACCTGATATTGAAAATCCATATACAATTAAAAAAGGAAGTCAACTTATACACCTTGCAGAAATAATACATAAAGACATGGTTAAAAGTTTCAAATATGCCCGTCTGTGGAGAGGAAAAACAGAAACTCCAATAGTTATTGGAAGAGATTATATATTGGAAGACAAAGATATTGTTGAAATACATTTTTGA